A genomic stretch from Pseudophryne corroboree isolate aPseCor3 chromosome 3 unlocalized genomic scaffold, aPseCor3.hap2 SUPER_3_unloc_78, whole genome shotgun sequence includes:
- the LOC134984731 gene encoding gastrula zinc finger protein XlCGF57.1-like: MADSVNTFKNGLDKFLMDTNIQDYDGDGDVSWGTASLAKGVQLKIEAVRDVLRISDTPPEQVEEAFFTDNSMKDLGSMAAGISSMSVSARRDLRLRQWSADTESRESVESLPHIGRQDSPGDNPITPIIHPALSADNPDPGKCSPDHSDIGASVTALTVDTVFPCSVDAKCFTQNTKLITHQPAKAGERPFPCSECGKCFTSKSYLVRHEKSHTGKKPYSCSECGQCFTSKSYLVSHQRRHTGDKPYSCSECGKCFAQRSHFVIHQNAHTGERPFSCSECGKCFTCKSVLVTHQRSHTGDMPYSCSECGKCFSSKSHLVSHQRSHTGEKPYSCSECRKCFARKSALVRHQRSHTGEKPYSCSECGKCFAHKSYFVIHQRSHTGEKPYSCSECGKCFSSKPDLVSHQRSHTGEKPYSCSECGKCFAQKSALVTHQRSHTGEKPYSCSECGKCFAHKSHFVRHQRIHTGEKPYSCSECGKCFSSKSHLVSHQRSHTGEKPYSCSECGKCFAHKSHFVIHQHAHTGERPFSCSECGKCFSSKPHLVSHMRSHTGEKPFSCSECGKCFAQKSALVTHQKSHTGEKPYSCSGCGK, translated from the exons atggcggactcagtcaacacttttaagaatgggttggataaattcctaatggatacgaATATCCAGGATTATG acggtgacggggatgtatcgtgggggacggcatcacttgctaagggggtgcagttgaagaTTGAGGCCGTGCGGGATGTGTTGCGTATTTCGGACACtcctcctgagcaggtagaggaggcctttttcacggaca attccatgaaggacctgggttccatggctgcggggatctcctccatgtccgtctcggctcgaagGGATCtcaggctgcgccaatggtctgcggacacgGAATCCAGGGAAAGCGTGGAGAGCTTACCACACATAG gtagacaggattctccaggagataatcccattaccccaattatacatccagctctatcagctgataaccctgatcctgggaaatgttctcctgatcactctgatattggtgcatctgttacagctctgacagtagatacagtgtttccctgttctgtagatgccaaatgttttacacagaacacaaagcttattactcatcagccagctaaggcaggtgagaggccatttccatgttctgagtgtgggaaatgttttacatctaaatcatatcttgttagacatgagaaaaGTCATACAGgtaagaagccgtattcctgttctgagtgtgggcaaTGTTTTACatctaaatcatatcttgttagtcatcagagacgtcacacaggtgataagccgtattcctgttctgagtgtgggaaatgttttgcacagagatcacattttgttattcatcagaatgctcacacaggtgagaggccattttcctgttctgagtgtgggaaatgttttacatgtaaatcagttcttgttacacatcagagaagtcacacaggtgacatgccatattcctgttctgagtgtgggaaatgtttttcatcgaaatcacatcttgttagtcatcagagaagtcacacaggtgagaagccgtattcctgttctgagtgtaggaaatgttttgcacggaaatcagctcttgttagacatcagagaagtcacacaggtgagaagccatattcctgttctgagtgtgggaaatgttttgcacacaaatcatattttgttatacatcagagaagtcacacaggtgaaaagccgtattcctgttctgagtgtgggaaatgtttttcatcgaaaccagatcttgttagtcatcagagaagtcacacaggtgagaagccgtattcctgttctgagtgtgggaaatgtttcgcacagaaatcagctcttgttacacatcagagaagtcacacaggtgagaagccatattcctgttctgagtgtgggaaatgttttgcacacaaatcacattttgttagacatcagagaattcacacaggtgagaagccgtattcctgttctgagtgtgggaaatgtttttcatcgaaatcacatcttgttagtcatcagagaagtcacaccggtgagaagccgtattcctgttctgagtgtgggaaatgttttgcacacaaatcacattttgttattcatcagcatgctcacacaggtgagaggccattttcctgttctgagtgtgggaaatgtttttcatcgaaaccACATCTTGTTAGTCAtatgagaagtcacacaggtgagaagccattttcctgttctgagtgtgggaaatgtttcgcacagaaatcagctcttgttacacatcagaaaagtcacacaggtgagaagccatattcctgttctgggtGTGGGAAATAA